One stretch of Methylococcus capsulatus DNA includes these proteins:
- a CDS encoding response regulator codes for MRILLVEDDETLADGLSRSLAEDGFDLTVAATGTYADSALRTHDYDLIILDLGLPDIDGTEVLRLLRARKSPVPVLILTARDRLDDRIGGLELGADDYMTKPFDLRELEARVRALIRRSHGGFGHDVVCGPLVLRTLDRQVHVNGEPLLLPSREYGVLEALLLQAGRVVSKDRIALRLASGGDELADNAIEVYVHRLRRRLDDLGIRIRTVRGLGYLLERPADE; via the coding sequence ATGAGGATTCTGCTCGTCGAGGACGATGAAACCCTGGCCGACGGCCTCTCGCGCAGCCTGGCCGAGGACGGTTTCGACCTCACCGTTGCCGCGACGGGAACCTATGCCGACAGCGCCCTGCGTACCCACGATTACGATCTGATCATTCTGGACCTCGGCCTCCCGGACATCGACGGAACAGAAGTCCTCAGACTGCTGCGGGCCAGGAAGTCGCCGGTGCCGGTCCTCATCCTGACAGCCCGGGACAGACTGGACGACCGGATCGGCGGTCTGGAGCTGGGCGCCGACGATTACATGACCAAGCCTTTCGATCTGCGGGAGCTCGAAGCGCGGGTGCGGGCCCTGATCCGGCGCAGCCATGGCGGCTTCGGTCACGACGTCGTGTGCGGCCCCCTCGTTCTCAGAACGCTCGACCGCCAGGTCCATGTGAATGGTGAACCGCTGCTGCTGCCTTCCCGCGAATATGGCGTGCTGGAGGCTCTGCTGCTGCAGGCGGGCCGGGTGGTCAGCAAGGACCGGATCGCCCTGCGTCTGGCGAGCGGCGGCGACGAGCTGGCAGACAACGCCATCGAAGTCTATGTGCACCGCCTGCGCCGCCGCCTCGACGATCTCGGCATTCGCATCAGGACGGTGCGCGGCCTCGGCTACCTGCTGGAGCGGCCTGCCGATGAATAA
- a CDS encoding sensor histidine kinase, with product MNKPRSLRTQLLLRLTLPLAFVVMLDAAVSYFVALHYADRAYDRWLLDSARSLAQQVKGQKDKITFELPPIAVEMFRWDDMDKTFFKVESLGGGFMAGDKALSSPSIPPEERDRPYFSNGEIGGKPIRIVSVLTAPTAASGEVLVSVAETLNKRRGMMSEILFAVVLPQILLVLVTGLHIWTGVNRGLQPLRNLARIIAGRSARDLDPIPDTDVPLEVRSLTHTINELLQRLAASMATQRRFIENAAHQLRTPLAGLKIQAERALRAQDPETMRPALSHIKNSADRVAHLSDQLLVLARSEATAQDRQNFAAVNLGTLVRDCCMDWAPKALERDMELELRAPEEPIFIGGNADLLRELLNNLLDNALRYGRAGGQIAVKLDGPPRTALIVDDDGPGIEPAEAGKVFERFYRVPGSPGDGCGLGLAIVKEIADLHGARLHVSHSCFDSGTRIEVAFGRQPVEGLDRR from the coding sequence ATGAATAAGCCGCGCAGCCTGCGGACCCAGCTGCTGCTGCGGCTGACCTTGCCACTGGCTTTCGTCGTGATGCTCGACGCGGCGGTGTCCTATTTCGTCGCCCTGCACTACGCGGACAGAGCCTACGACCGCTGGCTGCTGGATTCCGCCCGATCGCTCGCCCAGCAGGTCAAGGGACAGAAGGACAAAATCACTTTCGAGCTTCCTCCCATCGCAGTCGAAATGTTCCGCTGGGACGACATGGACAAGACCTTTTTCAAGGTCGAGTCGCTCGGCGGAGGATTCATGGCGGGTGACAAAGCCCTATCCAGCCCCTCGATACCGCCGGAGGAGCGGGACCGTCCCTATTTTTCCAACGGCGAAATCGGGGGCAAACCGATCCGGATCGTGTCGGTGCTGACAGCTCCCACGGCGGCATCCGGGGAAGTGCTGGTTTCCGTGGCGGAGACGCTGAACAAACGCCGCGGCATGATGAGCGAGATTCTCTTCGCGGTGGTGCTGCCCCAAATCCTGCTGGTGCTGGTCACCGGCCTTCACATCTGGACTGGCGTCAACCGAGGGCTCCAGCCGCTGCGCAACCTGGCACGCATCATCGCCGGCCGGTCCGCCCGGGACCTCGACCCCATCCCGGATACCGATGTTCCACTCGAGGTGCGCTCCCTCACTCACACCATCAACGAACTCCTGCAACGCCTGGCAGCGTCGATGGCGACCCAGCGGCGTTTCATCGAAAACGCCGCGCACCAGCTTCGCACCCCTTTGGCCGGCCTCAAGATCCAGGCAGAGCGGGCATTGCGCGCGCAAGACCCGGAAACGATGAGGCCAGCACTGAGCCACATCAAAAACTCCGCCGACCGGGTCGCCCATCTGAGCGATCAACTGCTGGTACTGGCCCGTTCCGAGGCCACGGCGCAGGATCGCCAAAACTTCGCCGCGGTGAACCTGGGCACGCTGGTACGGGACTGCTGCATGGACTGGGCACCCAAGGCGCTGGAGCGGGACATGGAACTGGAACTCCGAGCGCCGGAGGAGCCCATCTTCATCGGCGGCAACGCGGATTTGCTACGCGAACTCCTCAACAACCTGCTGGACAATGCCCTCCGCTACGGCAGGGCCGGCGGTCAGATCGCCGTGAAACTCGACGGCCCGCCCCGGACGGCTTTGATCGTCGACGACGATGGTCCCGGTATCGAACCGGCTGAAGCAGGCAAGGTCTTCGAACGGTTTTACCGCGTCCCCGGCAGCCCCGGCGACGGATGTGGCCTGGGTCTGGCGATCGTCAAGGAAATCGCCGACCTGCACGGTGCCCGACTGCACGTTTCCCACTCGTGTTTCGACAGCGGCACACGCATCGAAGTCGCTTTCGGGCGGCAACCGGTGGAAGGTCTGGACCGCCGCTGA
- a CDS encoding efflux RND transporter periplasmic adaptor subunit, with translation MSFPSRLALFGFLCFSACEQNDIGRIDRPRPGPSSSADIREIRGPATVSLRPESLPYLVIQEIHPEAFDASISAPAKVDFRTKAVSAAGTIVPGRVTQVHAQIGERIRAGAPLATLVSADAAQMRSDFSRAEAELSRAEDRRRRQEEMARRGVGLEVERMEAETEYRQARTEYERSRDLLQLIGDGRGGEVVVRAPIDSVVLKAHVSVGAAVGPGSPLFDLGEPSAAWIVADVFENDLLLVEVGAKASIELASLPNAISGHVVGESAAIQNELRRASVFVEPDDPTVPLRPGMYARVSITVSEPGRIVLPTSAVLIKDGRETFVYVEKEPGIFEARPVRAGQSRAGMTPILEGLSGGERVVVKGALLLDGEAAMLL, from the coding sequence ATGTCTTTTCCATCCCGGCTCGCATTGTTCGGTTTCCTGTGCTTTTCCGCCTGTGAACAAAATGATATCGGGCGAATCGATCGTCCTCGGCCGGGTCCGTCATCGTCGGCGGACATCCGGGAAATCCGCGGGCCGGCCACGGTTTCGCTGAGACCGGAATCCCTGCCCTATCTCGTCATCCAGGAAATCCATCCGGAAGCATTCGACGCTTCGATTTCGGCGCCCGCCAAAGTCGACTTCCGCACCAAAGCCGTTTCGGCCGCGGGCACGATCGTCCCCGGACGTGTCACCCAGGTGCATGCGCAGATTGGCGAGCGTATCAGAGCCGGCGCGCCGCTGGCTACGCTAGTCAGCGCCGACGCGGCCCAGATGCGCTCGGATTTCTCCCGCGCCGAGGCCGAGTTGAGCCGTGCCGAAGACAGGCGCCGGCGCCAGGAGGAAATGGCTCGCCGCGGCGTCGGCCTGGAGGTCGAACGGATGGAAGCCGAGACGGAGTACCGCCAGGCCCGCACCGAATACGAGCGCAGCCGCGACCTCCTCCAACTCATCGGGGATGGCCGCGGGGGCGAGGTCGTCGTCCGGGCGCCGATAGACAGCGTAGTTCTGAAGGCCCATGTCTCCGTGGGCGCCGCGGTGGGGCCGGGGTCGCCCCTGTTCGACCTTGGCGAGCCTTCCGCCGCCTGGATCGTGGCCGACGTGTTCGAAAACGACCTGCTGCTGGTGGAGGTCGGCGCCAAGGCTTCGATCGAACTCGCTTCGCTGCCGAACGCCATTTCCGGCCATGTGGTGGGCGAGAGCGCGGCCATCCAGAACGAACTCCGGCGCGCCTCGGTGTTCGTCGAACCGGACGACCCCACGGTTCCGCTGCGGCCCGGCATGTACGCGAGAGTATCGATCACCGTATCGGAGCCCGGCCGGATCGTCCTGCCCACCTCGGCCGTGCTGATAAAAGACGGGCGGGAAACCTTTGTCTACGTGGAGAAGGAACCGGGGATCTTCGAAGCCCGCCCGGTGCGGGCGGGGCAGTCGCGGGCCGGCATGACGCCCATCCTCGAGGGGCTCTCCGGGGGTGAACGCGTGGTGGTGAAAGGTGCCCTGCTCCTGGATGGCGAAGCCGCCATGCTCTTGTAA
- a CDS encoding efflux RND transporter permease subunit, which translates to MLKLLIEHCVHRRVATIVVIAVIALYGIHAYLETPIEAYPDVTNTQVTVISLMPGYAPEEVERQVTIPLERVLNGTPDMLQMRSQALFGLSLITITFQDGIDSFRSRTLISERMAGAEMPEGVTPVLAPDYTPLGEIYKFVMVSDRHTLYDLRSEMEWNVSRVLRQVQGVADVLTFGGYYKEIHVEIDPVRLESFGLTLEDVNQAIARSNRNVGAGFLRHGDQQMVIRGVGYLASPEDVKQVVLKSAGGTPVTVGDVARLVQAYTPRQGAVGLDHRKEAVEGIVLLRRGQNPSKVLEAVHSKVEELNSRILPAGMRIEPFLDRTELVDNTLHTVYDNLLHGFLLVVAVVWLFLRSIRGSLIVALVIPLSLLAAFSGLYQLGLPANLISMGAIDFGIILDGAVVLVENVIHLATCRRPESRREMLRLIIAAALEVAKPTFFAMLIIIAALIPVYTLERVEGRIFRPLAFTYSFALAGGLVFALTLVPALCAAFIRPRHAVIEEPAFLASLRWVYGHVLKLALERRGGTLVVAFLLLFAGGVAGTRLGSEFLPELDEGDVHLFVEMPASIALAKGQEVLLDMRERLLGFPEVKSILSQQGRSEDGTDNEGVNMSETFVHLKPRAQWRPGLEKARLIDEMRDSLAAIPSVRFNFSQPIKDNVEEAVSGVRGKVVLKIYGADLEKMRVTLEHARAVLKDIPGVIDLDLYRESVVPQLQLKLDRPALARHGIDVDAAQNAIETGLAGKIVTELWEGERPVPVRVILPGTERGDMERIANLMLPTPGGARIPLREVADLRIERGRTSIEREANRRFLALKFNIEGRDLGSVVRDASLAVETAVEVPEGHFLVWGGEFENQQRAMTRLAVAVPVAVLVVFALLYGALQSARSALAILACVPFALVGGVFILLWSGIPLSVSAAIGFIALLGQVSLMGLLVLSAAEQRRRQGMRLFDAIREGAVERLRPVLMASMLALLGLLPMALSTGIGSETQRPFAMVIVGGMFTTFFVAMFVLPAIYSFITPKLLLSPETADELLER; encoded by the coding sequence ATGCTGAAGCTGCTGATCGAGCATTGCGTGCACCGGCGCGTAGCCACCATCGTAGTTATCGCCGTCATCGCCCTTTACGGTATTCACGCCTATCTGGAAACGCCCATCGAAGCCTATCCGGATGTCACCAATACCCAGGTGACCGTCATCAGCCTCATGCCCGGTTATGCACCGGAAGAAGTGGAGCGGCAGGTCACCATCCCCCTGGAACGTGTTCTCAACGGCACGCCGGACATGCTGCAAATGCGCAGCCAGGCCCTGTTCGGCCTCTCCCTGATCACCATCACCTTCCAGGATGGCATCGACAGTTTCCGGTCGAGAACGCTGATTTCCGAGCGGATGGCCGGCGCCGAGATGCCGGAAGGCGTCACCCCCGTGCTCGCCCCGGACTACACGCCTCTGGGGGAAATCTACAAGTTCGTGATGGTGAGCGACCGCCATACGCTTTACGACCTGCGGTCCGAAATGGAGTGGAACGTCTCCCGCGTGCTGCGCCAGGTCCAAGGCGTCGCCGACGTGCTGACCTTTGGCGGCTACTACAAGGAAATCCACGTCGAAATCGATCCGGTGCGGCTCGAATCCTTCGGCCTGACCCTGGAGGACGTCAACCAGGCGATCGCCCGGTCCAACCGTAACGTGGGCGCCGGGTTCCTCCGCCACGGAGACCAGCAGATGGTGATCCGGGGCGTTGGTTACCTCGCATCGCCCGAGGACGTCAAGCAGGTCGTCCTGAAAAGCGCAGGCGGTACGCCGGTAACCGTGGGCGACGTAGCACGCCTGGTCCAGGCCTACACGCCCCGCCAAGGCGCCGTGGGCCTGGACCACCGGAAAGAGGCCGTGGAGGGCATCGTGCTGCTGCGGCGGGGACAGAACCCCTCGAAAGTGCTGGAAGCCGTCCACAGCAAGGTGGAGGAGCTGAACAGCCGGATCCTCCCCGCCGGAATGAGGATAGAACCCTTCCTCGACCGGACCGAACTGGTCGACAACACCCTGCACACGGTCTACGACAACCTGCTGCACGGGTTTCTGCTGGTGGTGGCTGTGGTCTGGCTGTTTCTGCGCAGCATCCGCGGCTCTCTGATCGTCGCCCTGGTCATCCCGCTGTCCCTCCTCGCGGCGTTTTCCGGGCTCTATCAGCTCGGCCTCCCGGCCAATCTCATTTCCATGGGGGCGATCGATTTCGGAATCATCCTCGACGGCGCAGTGGTCCTGGTGGAAAACGTGATTCACCTTGCCACCTGCCGCCGTCCGGAAAGCCGGCGCGAGATGCTGCGCCTGATCATCGCCGCGGCGCTCGAAGTGGCCAAACCGACATTCTTCGCGATGCTGATCATCATCGCCGCGCTCATCCCCGTATATACCCTGGAGCGTGTGGAAGGCCGCATCTTCCGCCCGCTGGCCTTCACGTACAGCTTCGCTCTCGCCGGCGGCCTGGTGTTCGCGCTGACCCTGGTGCCGGCGCTGTGCGCCGCCTTCATCCGGCCCCGGCACGCCGTGATCGAGGAACCGGCGTTCCTGGCATCCCTGCGCTGGGTTTACGGACACGTCTTGAAGCTGGCATTGGAGCGGCGTGGCGGAACCCTGGTCGTGGCGTTCCTGCTCCTGTTCGCCGGCGGAGTCGCGGGAACCCGGCTCGGAAGCGAATTCCTGCCCGAGCTGGACGAAGGCGACGTTCACTTGTTCGTCGAGATGCCGGCGAGCATCGCGCTGGCCAAGGGACAGGAGGTCTTGCTCGACATGCGCGAGCGCCTGCTCGGGTTTCCCGAGGTCAAGAGCATTCTCAGCCAGCAGGGCCGTTCCGAGGATGGCACCGACAACGAGGGCGTGAACATGAGCGAAACCTTCGTCCACCTGAAGCCTCGGGCGCAATGGCGCCCAGGGCTGGAGAAAGCCCGGCTAATCGATGAGATGCGAGACTCCCTCGCCGCGATCCCCAGCGTCCGCTTCAATTTCTCCCAACCCATCAAGGACAACGTCGAGGAGGCCGTCAGCGGCGTCCGCGGGAAGGTCGTGCTCAAGATCTACGGCGCCGACCTGGAAAAGATGCGCGTCACCCTGGAACATGCGAGGGCGGTGCTGAAAGACATCCCCGGGGTCATCGACCTGGACCTTTACCGGGAGTCGGTGGTGCCGCAGCTCCAGTTGAAGCTGGACCGGCCGGCTCTGGCCCGGCATGGAATCGACGTCGATGCGGCCCAGAACGCCATCGAAACCGGCCTGGCGGGCAAGATCGTCACCGAACTCTGGGAGGGTGAACGCCCCGTGCCGGTGCGGGTGATCCTCCCCGGCACCGAACGCGGCGACATGGAGCGCATTGCGAACCTGATGCTGCCCACCCCCGGAGGCGCTCGGATTCCGCTGCGGGAGGTCGCCGACCTGCGCATCGAGCGCGGCCGGACCTCCATCGAAAGGGAGGCGAACCGGCGGTTCCTCGCGCTCAAATTCAATATCGAAGGTCGCGACCTCGGATCGGTCGTGCGCGACGCGTCGCTCGCGGTCGAAACCGCCGTCGAAGTGCCGGAAGGCCACTTCCTGGTCTGGGGCGGCGAATTCGAGAATCAGCAACGGGCGATGACGCGCTTGGCCGTCGCCGTCCCCGTGGCGGTTCTGGTCGTCTTCGCGCTTCTCTACGGCGCATTGCAATCCGCCCGTAGCGCCCTCGCCATCCTGGCATGCGTGCCTTTCGCCTTGGTCGGCGGCGTATTCATCCTGCTGTGGAGCGGAATACCCCTGTCGGTGAGCGCCGCCATCGGCTTCATCGCCTTGCTGGGCCAAGTTTCGCTGATGGGACTCCTGGTCCTGAGCGCCGCCGAACAGCGCCGGCGCCAAGGCATGCGTCTGTTCGACGCCATCCGGGAGGGAGCGGTGGAGCGGCTTCGTCCGGTGCTGATGGCCTCGATGCTGGCGCTGCTCGGCCTGCTTCCCATGGCGCTGTCCACCGGCATCGGCAGTGAAACCCAGCGCCCCTTCGCCATGGTCATCGTCGGCGGCATGTTCACGACGTTTTTCGTGGCGATGTTCGTCCTGCCGGCGATCTACTCCTTCATCACGCCCAAACTGCTGCTGTCGCCCGAAACGGCCGACGAATTGCTCGAACGATGA
- a CDS encoding TolC family protein produces MIQENRHARVFRALQYVLPLFLTLNLDGTALANAQTESLPQAVTIKQLLEIARRHSPRYAALRQAVELSKAEIAAADVLPNPRVNFGNYSLLSANNTMYDGKVQREVVLEVPVLITGQHGARVEAAEKQMQTTEAAVQAEFARLVHDLWRTFIKLLAGQQRVAVLEETSANMEHLAALVAGREESGSASRYDTLRMEIEAKDVRAKLETARNDLQGTVEELGLILGLPDWKPQALGNLAPLGVPADPKKLWADAERINPEIEAVRRGEIAADARLEKAKAERWPVPSIQFGSAFTEQPYGHAFFGGLSVEIPLFDRNQGGMARAAAEKQAAILERELVTSQIHVALDRATGLLARRRETRVKFERDVVAKLPALKEMGEAAYRLGKGSLLELLDSTRSRTEIRITHLELIQLELEAELEALKASGLLVSRAEAG; encoded by the coding sequence ATGATTCAGGAAAACCGTCACGCCCGCGTTTTCCGGGCACTCCAATACGTGCTCCCGTTGTTCTTGACACTCAACCTCGATGGCACCGCTCTCGCCAATGCCCAAACCGAATCTCTGCCGCAGGCCGTGACCATCAAGCAACTGCTGGAAATCGCAAGGCGACACAGCCCGCGTTATGCGGCTTTGCGGCAAGCGGTCGAGCTTTCCAAGGCCGAAATCGCGGCGGCGGACGTGCTGCCGAATCCAAGAGTCAATTTCGGGAACTACAGCCTCCTAAGCGCCAACAACACGATGTACGACGGCAAGGTGCAACGCGAAGTCGTACTGGAAGTCCCCGTGCTCATCACCGGCCAGCACGGCGCCAGGGTCGAGGCCGCGGAAAAACAGATGCAAACCACGGAAGCCGCCGTCCAGGCCGAATTCGCCCGGCTGGTGCACGACCTGTGGCGCACGTTCATCAAACTGCTGGCCGGCCAGCAGCGCGTCGCCGTATTGGAAGAAACCAGCGCGAACATGGAGCATCTGGCCGCGCTCGTCGCCGGGCGGGAGGAGTCCGGCAGCGCCAGTCGCTACGACACCCTGCGCATGGAAATCGAAGCCAAGGACGTCCGGGCGAAGCTGGAAACGGCCCGCAACGACCTGCAGGGAACCGTGGAGGAACTGGGGTTGATACTCGGCCTGCCGGACTGGAAACCCCAGGCATTGGGAAACCTCGCGCCGCTGGGAGTCCCGGCCGATCCGAAAAAGTTGTGGGCGGATGCCGAGCGGATCAACCCCGAAATCGAGGCCGTCCGCCGGGGAGAGATCGCGGCCGATGCCCGCCTGGAAAAAGCCAAGGCCGAGCGCTGGCCGGTTCCCTCGATCCAGTTCGGTTCGGCGTTCACGGAACAACCGTACGGGCACGCCTTCTTCGGCGGCCTCTCCGTCGAGATTCCCCTGTTCGACCGCAATCAGGGCGGCATGGCCAGGGCGGCGGCGGAAAAACAGGCCGCCATCCTCGAACGCGAACTGGTGACCTCCCAAATCCACGTCGCGCTCGATCGCGCCACCGGCCTCCTCGCGCGCAGGCGCGAAACACGGGTCAAATTCGAGCGGGACGTCGTCGCCAAGCTGCCCGCCCTCAAGGAGATGGGCGAAGCGGCTTACCGGCTCGGCAAAGGCAGTTTGCTGGAACTTCTGGATTCCACGCGCTCCAGAACGGAAATACGCATCACCCATCTGGAACTCATCCAGCTCGAGCTGGAAGCGGAGCTCGAAGCGCTGAAAGCGTCGGGACTGCTGGTCAGCCGGGCTGAAGCCGGTTGA
- a CDS encoding cytochrome-c peroxidase has translation MGYSSDCHSKNRWISLIVCCHIGVSDMRLMKISSHFVVFILVAVAGTLEGHADAVLTPRELLGKALFFDPGLSTPPGQSCADCHDPKVGWTGSDQDINLHGGVYEGAVATRFGNRKPPAAAYASFSPKFHRDGNGEFVGGNFWDGRATGEKLGNPAADQAQGPLLNPLEQNNASPADVCQKVAASGFAAQLTGSSYSDLFTRAFGPGTLACDNPSDTYDRIALAIAAYEASREVSSFSSKYDAYLRGKAALTKQEKKGLALFEGKAKCANCHSTKGVSYASKFPLFTDFTYVNIGVPRNPENPFYQMPSEFNPQGADWVDPGLGGFLAGRADYAQYAAENKGKQKVPTLRNVDKRPSLAYLKAYMHNGAFKSLKEVVHFYNTRDVLADCEHLSHPEPGINCWPAAEEAANVNRTETGDLKLSDEEEDAIVAFLRTLSDGFQLSGPMGD, from the coding sequence GTGGGCTATTCTTCAGACTGCCATTCAAAGAATCGATGGATATCTCTGATAGTGTGTTGTCATATTGGAGTCAGCGACATGAGATTAATGAAAATATCGAGTCACTTCGTGGTTTTCATACTGGTTGCGGTTGCCGGTACTCTGGAAGGACATGCGGATGCGGTACTCACGCCCAGAGAACTGCTCGGCAAGGCGCTCTTTTTCGATCCCGGCCTTTCGACGCCGCCGGGACAGTCCTGTGCCGACTGTCATGACCCAAAGGTCGGATGGACCGGTTCGGACCAGGACATCAATCTGCACGGCGGTGTTTACGAAGGTGCGGTTGCAACCCGCTTCGGTAACCGCAAACCACCGGCCGCCGCTTACGCTTCGTTCAGCCCGAAATTTCACCGCGATGGTAACGGTGAGTTCGTGGGAGGAAACTTCTGGGACGGCAGAGCGACGGGGGAAAAGCTCGGAAATCCCGCGGCGGATCAAGCCCAGGGACCACTCCTCAACCCTTTGGAGCAGAATAACGCCAGTCCGGCGGACGTTTGCCAGAAGGTTGCGGCTTCTGGCTTCGCCGCCCAGCTCACGGGTTCAAGCTATTCTGATCTGTTTACTCGCGCCTTCGGGCCGGGCACCTTGGCCTGCGATAATCCATCCGATACTTATGATCGCATCGCTCTGGCCATTGCTGCCTATGAGGCTTCCAGGGAGGTCAGTTCATTCAGTTCCAAGTACGATGCGTATCTGAGAGGGAAGGCGGCGTTGACGAAACAGGAAAAGAAGGGATTGGCATTGTTTGAGGGAAAAGCGAAGTGCGCGAATTGCCATTCCACGAAGGGCGTGAGCTACGCGAGCAAATTTCCCCTTTTCACCGATTTTACCTATGTCAACATCGGTGTTCCCAGAAACCCGGAAAACCCTTTCTACCAGATGCCCTCTGAGTTCAATCCGCAAGGCGCGGACTGGGTGGATCCGGGATTGGGCGGATTCTTGGCTGGCCGGGCGGATTACGCACAGTACGCGGCCGAAAACAAGGGTAAGCAGAAGGTTCCCACCTTGCGGAATGTCGATAAGCGCCCGTCGTTGGCGTACCTGAAGGCATACATGCACAACGGCGCATTCAAGAGCCTGAAGGAAGTGGTTCACTTCTATAACACGCGCGACGTGTTGGCCGATTGTGAGCACCTTTCCCATCCGGAGCCCGGTATCAACTGCTGGCCGGCCGCGGAGGAGGCGGCCAATGTCAATCGGACGGAAACGGGCGATCTGAAGCTGTCGGATGAGGAGGAGGACGCCATCGTCGCGTTTCTGAGGACGCTGTCCGACGGCTTCCAGCTTTCAGGACCAATGGGCGACTGA
- a CDS encoding MarR family winged helix-turn-helix transcriptional regulator: MMHYIGFLSYEISHCIRQRFNKAAESIGLTHAQWRALVHLSGHENCRQIELAEILEIKPITLVRQIDLLKQAGLVRRNKDTEDRRAYRLELTPKAHAFMQAAGEIADAVEAQVLSALTAEEQEKLTTLLERVRDGLHKTLPSQKRPDS; encoded by the coding sequence ATGATGCATTACATTGGCTTTTTGAGCTACGAAATCAGCCATTGCATCCGTCAGCGCTTCAACAAGGCTGCCGAAAGCATTGGCTTGACCCATGCCCAATGGCGTGCCCTGGTGCATCTCTCCGGTCACGAGAACTGCCGGCAGATCGAGCTGGCGGAAATCCTCGAAATCAAGCCGATCACCCTGGTCAGACAGATCGACCTGCTGAAGCAGGCAGGACTGGTTCGGCGCAACAAAGATACCGAGGATCGGCGCGCTTACCGGCTGGAACTTACACCCAAGGCGCATGCCTTCATGCAAGCTGCAGGGGAAATCGCCGACGCAGTGGAAGCACAGGTGCTCAGCGCGCTGACAGCCGAGGAACAAGAAAAACTTACCACGCTGCTGGAACGCGTCAGAGATGGCCTCCATAAGACTTTGCCTTCGCAAAAGCGGCCGGACAGCTGA
- a CDS encoding SulP family inorganic anion transporter → MLFSSKKQDWLGNVRGDVLAGAVVALALIPEAIAFSIIAGVDPKVGLYASFCIAVVTAFTGGRPGMISAATGAMALLMVTLVKDHGLQYLLAATLLTGVLQIIAGYLKLGSLMSFVSRSVVTGFVNALAILIFMAQWPELTGVSWQVYAMTAAGLAIIYLFPHLPWIGKSVPSPLVCILVLTVVAVYLDLDIHRVGDMGELPDTLPVFLWPDVPSNLETLKIILPYSVPLAVVGLLESLMTATIIDDLTDTGSDKNRECKGQGLANIGAGLLGGMAGCAMIGQSVINIKSGGRGRLSTFTAGTLLLIMVVFLDEWISKIPMAALVAVMIMVSIGTFSWRSILNLKQHPLSTNAVMLSTVAVVVWTHNLALGVFVGVLLASLFFANKISHFMYVESSQDEERGTRSYKVVGQVFFNSADRFVAAFDFKEAVEKVVIDLHRAHFWDITSVSALDKVVIKFRREGAEVELIGMNEATATIVDRFGIHDKPEEIEKIMGGH, encoded by the coding sequence ATGCTCTTCTCATCGAAAAAACAGGATTGGCTCGGCAATGTCCGCGGCGACGTATTGGCCGGCGCTGTCGTCGCCTTGGCTCTGATCCCTGAGGCCATCGCCTTTTCCATCATCGCCGGCGTCGATCCCAAGGTCGGGCTGTATGCCTCATTCTGCATCGCCGTCGTCACCGCCTTCACCGGTGGCCGCCCCGGCATGATCTCGGCGGCCACCGGCGCGATGGCCTTGCTGATGGTGACCCTGGTCAAGGACCACGGCCTGCAATACCTCCTGGCGGCCACGCTGCTGACGGGTGTCCTGCAGATCATCGCCGGCTATCTGAAACTCGGCAGCTTGATGAGTTTCGTGTCGCGATCGGTGGTGACCGGCTTCGTCAATGCCCTGGCCATCCTGATCTTCATGGCGCAATGGCCCGAGTTGACCGGCGTGTCCTGGCAAGTCTATGCGATGACCGCGGCGGGCTTGGCGATCATCTATTTGTTTCCCCATCTGCCCTGGATCGGCAAGTCCGTTCCATCGCCCCTGGTCTGCATCCTCGTCTTGACCGTGGTGGCGGTTTATCTCGACCTGGACATCCATCGGGTCGGTGACATGGGCGAACTGCCGGACACCCTGCCGGTATTTCTGTGGCCGGATGTGCCTTCGAACCTGGAGACCCTGAAAATCATCCTACCGTATTCGGTGCCGCTGGCGGTGGTGGGACTGCTGGAGTCGCTGATGACTGCGACCATCATCGACGATTTGACCGATACCGGCAGCGACAAGAACCGCGAATGCAAGGGCCAGGGGCTGGCCAACATCGGTGCCGGCTTGCTCGGCGGCATGGCCGGCTGCGCGATGATCGGGCAGTCGGTGATCAACATCAAATCCGGCGGCCGCGGGCGCTTGTCGACCTTTACCGCCGGCACCCTGTTGCTGATCATGGTGGTGTTTCTGGACGAATGGATCTCCAAGATCCCCATGGCGGCGCTGGTGGCGGTGATGATCATGGTGTCCATCGGTACTTTCAGCTGGCGCTCCATCCTCAATCTAAAGCAGCATCCGCTGTCGACCAACGCCGTCATGCTGTCCACGGTGGCGGTGGTGGTCTGGACCCATAACCTGGCCTTGGGCGTGTTCGTCGGCGTGCTGCTGGCCTCGTTGTTCTTCGCCAACAAAATCAGCCATTTCATGTATGTGGAGTCGAGCCAGGACGAAGAACGCGGCACCCGCTCCTACAAGGTGGTCGGCCAGGTGTTCTTCAACTCGGCGGACCGTTTCGTCGCCGCTTTCGACTTCAAGGAAGCCGTGGAGAAGGTCGTCATCGACCTGCACCGCGCCCATTTCTGGGACATCACCTCGGTGTCCGCGCTGGACAAGGTGGTCATCAAGTTCCGCCGCGAAGGCGCCGAGGTCGAACTGATCGGCATGAATGAAGCGACGGCCACCATCGTCGACCGCTTCGGCATCCACGATAAACCCGAAGAAATCGAAAAAATCATGGGGGGACACTGA